The following proteins come from a genomic window of Haloplasma contractile SSD-17B:
- a CDS encoding signal peptidase I, giving the protein MREKIISVLFYVVVIVISSYILVELFLPTKTLDYFGFKTYVVVSNSMEPDINVNDLIVIKDVDEDELEVRDVITFEVYLPELGDKGVVTHYLGDIEKKLDGTKIYYTQGALREQGDYDEWTDEYGNQIALTYEDISGEVILTVPYVGYIIGILKDIKMVALLALNAGIIYLIVTLIRSTKQKETSSSN; this is encoded by the coding sequence ATGAGAGAAAAGATAATAAGTGTTCTATTTTATGTAGTAGTGATTGTAATTTCATCCTATATTTTAGTTGAACTGTTTCTTCCAACAAAGACGTTAGATTATTTTGGTTTTAAGACTTATGTCGTTGTCTCTAACAGTATGGAACCGGATATTAACGTAAATGATCTGATTGTAATAAAAGACGTGGATGAAGATGAGTTAGAGGTTAGAGATGTCATTACTTTTGAGGTATATCTTCCTGAACTAGGAGATAAAGGTGTGGTAACACATTATTTAGGAGATATCGAGAAAAAACTAGATGGGACAAAAATTTATTATACGCAAGGTGCTTTGAGAGAACAAGGTGATTATGATGAATGGACAGATGAATATGGAAACCAAATAGCACTGACTTATGAAGACATTTCTGGTGAAGTGATCCTAACAGTTCCATATGTCGGTTATATAATAGGAATATTAAAAGACATTAAGATGGTGGCTTTACTAGCATTGAATGCTGGAATTATTTATTTGATTGTAACATTAATTCGGTCAACCAAACAAAAGGAAACCAGTTCTTCAAATTAA
- a CDS encoding signal peptidase I, which yields MEKTTSKTTVWEYIKYGLFLLVTGVLSLYIVIAVFLPDQTVKIFGFKPYVVISQSMEPVIDRNDVVVVNDFAVEELKVGDIITFRTDINYDGEKEVVTHYIYSINKNNNNDYSFKTHRYFSSETEIVPDTWLLLEEDILGEYMFQLPAIGSIILFLQSPFGIVAMLVNIGIIVAVVILLKQGKKEREEFKKLQDEQEE from the coding sequence ATGGAAAAGACAACGTCTAAAACTACGGTTTGGGAATATATTAAATACGGATTATTTTTACTAGTTACAGGTGTATTATCGCTCTATATCGTGATTGCAGTTTTTTTACCAGATCAGACAGTAAAAATCTTTGGATTTAAACCATATGTCGTCATTTCTCAAAGTATGGAACCTGTCATTGATAGAAATGATGTGGTAGTTGTCAACGACTTTGCTGTAGAAGAACTTAAAGTCGGAGATATTATTACATTTAGAACAGATATTAATTATGATGGAGAAAAAGAAGTTGTCACACACTATATTTACTCAATCAATAAAAACAATAATAATGACTACTCTTTTAAAACACATCGATATTTTTCGAGTGAGACTGAGATTGTACCAGACACTTGGTTGTTATTAGAAGAGGATATTCTTGGAGAATATATGTTTCAACTACCTGCAATCGGATCTATAATTTTATTTTTGCAAAGCCCATTTGGTATAGTTGCCATGCTTGTAAATATTGGCATTATAGTAGCAGTGGTTATTTTACTAAAGCAAGGTAAAAAGGAACGAGAAGAGTTCAAAAAGTTACAAGATGAACAAGAAGAATAA